A DNA window from Rhizobium sp. NXC14 contains the following coding sequences:
- a CDS encoding peptidylprolyl isomerase, whose amino-acid sequence MLSTNKFAVLAFATFVAFQAPAHAEDAVVAMVGNLEIHQSELDLAVANLDPQLAQLPDDQKKVAALSAAIDVKLLATGATTEKLDQTDEFKKRMQYLTDRELHNAYFKKHVVDTVTPDEIKARYDKEVAALPKQEEVHARHILVKTEDEAKDIIKQLDAGKDFAELAKEKSTDPNKSEGGDLGYFSRGRMVKEFEDAAFALEKGAYSKTPVKTDFGYHVIKVEDKRDAPPPPFDQVQDQVRQLVMRDKYLALLNQAKSSAKIEISDETLRKGYDEANKQPEPGSEPAQPAPKQ is encoded by the coding sequence TGTTGCATTCCAGGCTCCGGCCCATGCAGAGGACGCCGTCGTCGCCATGGTCGGCAATCTGGAGATCCACCAGTCTGAACTCGATCTCGCCGTTGCCAACCTCGATCCGCAGCTGGCGCAGCTTCCCGATGACCAGAAGAAGGTCGCGGCGCTCTCCGCAGCCATCGATGTGAAACTGCTTGCGACCGGTGCCACGACTGAGAAGCTCGACCAGACCGACGAATTCAAGAAGCGCATGCAGTATCTCACCGATCGTGAGCTTCACAACGCCTATTTCAAGAAGCACGTCGTCGACACAGTGACGCCTGACGAAATCAAGGCTCGTTACGACAAGGAAGTCGCAGCCCTGCCGAAGCAGGAAGAAGTCCACGCCCGCCACATCCTGGTCAAGACTGAGGACGAAGCCAAGGACATCATCAAGCAGCTTGACGCCGGCAAGGATTTCGCCGAACTCGCCAAGGAAAAATCCACCGACCCCAACAAGTCGGAAGGTGGCGATCTCGGCTATTTCTCGCGCGGCCGTATGGTGAAGGAGTTCGAGGACGCGGCCTTCGCGCTCGAGAAGGGTGCCTATTCGAAAACGCCGGTCAAGACTGATTTCGGCTATCATGTCATCAAGGTCGAGGACAAGCGCGACGCTCCGCCGCCGCCTTTCGATCAGGTGCAGGACCAGGTTCGTCAGCTCGTCATGCGCGACAAGTATCTTGCCCTGCTCAATCAGGCGAAGTCTTCTGCCAAGATCGAGATCTCGGACGAGACTTTGCGCAAGGGTTACGACGAGGCCAACAAGCAGCCGGAGCCGGGCAGCGAGCCCGCCCAGCCGGCGCCGAAGCAGTAA